A single Ziziphus jujuba cultivar Dongzao chromosome 11, ASM3175591v1 DNA region contains:
- the LOC107431937 gene encoding protein phosphatase 2C and cyclic nucleotide-binding/kinase domain-containing protein isoform X1: MGCVYSRVCIGEVCSPRDARIKDAQNVSRNNEIPVFSPASSNGENGENRGQLNQLNSTRDSEVGITRLSRVSSQFLPPDGSRTIKVPSGNYELRYSYLSQRGYYPDALDKANQDSFCIHTPFGTKPDDHFFGVFDGHGEFGAQCSQFVKRKLCENLLRNGRFQLDAVEACHAAFLATNSQLHADTLDDSMSGTTAITVLVRGRTIYVANSGDSRAVIAERRGKDIMAVDLSIDQTPFRADELERVKLCGARVLTLDQIEGLKNPDVQCWGTEEGDDGDPPRLWVPNGMYPGTAFTRSIGDSIAESIGVVATPEIVVLELTPNNPFFVIASDGVFEFLSSQTVVDMVAKFKDPRDACAAIVAESYRLWLQYETRTDDITVIVVHVDGLTHTAAGESASPAAVLRPPVPQVVEVTGSESPSTVNWNSRNHRVRHDLSKARLRAIESSLENGQIWVPPSPAHRKTWEEEAHIERALHDHFLFRKLTDSQCHVLLDCMQRVEVQPGDVVVKQGGEGDCFYVVGSGEFEVFATQEEKNGEVPRVLQCYTAEKLSSFGELALMYNKPLQASVRAVTSGTLWALRREDFRGILMSEFSNLSSLKLLRSVDLLSRLTILQLSHIAESLSEISFSDGQTIANRNEGLLSLYIIQKGQVRITFDAELISNPNVCSLKSDNQKEGENLQSGQELSVEKKEGSYFGEWALLGEHIDSLSVVAVGDVVCAVLTKEKFDSVVGPFTKLSQDDQKSRDYSSDFSKEKAKNMDISTLIKVQLSDLEWKHCLYYTDCCEVGLVLVRDSENLLSLKRFSKQKVKRLGKESQVLKEKNLMKSISHSAHVPQILCTCMDRTYAGILLNACIVCPLSTILYAPLDESSVRFCVASVVTVLEDLHKNGILYRGISHDVLMLDQTGHIQLVDFRFGKNLSGERTFTICGMADYLAPEIVQGKGHGLAADWWALGVLVYFMLRGEMPFGSWRESELDTFAKIAKGQLNLPQTFSPEVVDLITKLLDVDERTRLGNQGSDSVKSHPWFDGVDWKGIRDCSSPVPHEITSRITQHLDSRTEDSILSRVSVFQDIEEPEIPEWLDDW; the protein is encoded by the exons GGCTTTCTAGGGTTTCATCGCAGTTTCTACCACCAGATGGATCGAGAACCATTAAAGTTCCGTCAGGGAACTATGAATTACGGTACTCGTATTTGTCACAGAGAGGGTACTATCCAGACGCTCTTGATAAGGCTAACCAAGATAGCTTTTGCATCCACACCCCTTTCGGGACCAAACCAGATGAtcatttttttggtgtttttgatGGGCACGGTGAATTTGGAGCTCAGTGCTCGCAGTTTGTGAAGAGGAAATTGTGTGAGAATTTGCTTAGAAATGGTAGGTTCCAGTTGGACGCCGTTGAGGCATGCCATGCCGCTTTCCTGGCAACGAATTCTCAGTTGCATGCAGATACTTTGGATGATAGCATGAGTGGGACTACTGCAATTACTGTATTGGTCCGGGGTCGGACTATATATGTTGCGAATTCAGGTGATTCGAGGGCGGTTATAGCAGAGAGGAGAGGGAAAGATATCATGGCCGTTGACCTTTCAATTGATCAAACTCCATTTCGGGCGGATGAGCTCGAAAGGGTTAAGCTCTGTGGTGCAAGGGTACTTACATTGGATCAGATTGAAGGACTGAAGAATCCGGATGTGCAGTGTTGGGGTACTGAGGAAGGTGATGATGGTGATCCACCCAGGCTGTGGGTACCAAATGGGATGTATCCTGGTACTGCTTTTACAAGAAGTATTGGTGATTCAATTGCTGAGTCAATTGGGGTTGTTGCCACACCTGAAATTGTAGTTTTGGAGCTCACACCAAATAATCCTTTCTTTGTGATTGCCAGTGATGGAGTATTTGAGTTTCTTTCTAGCCAAACCGTCGTTGACATG GTTGCAAAATTCAAGGATCCTCGTGATGCTTGTGCTGCTATTGTAGCTGAATCGTATCGACTTTGGCTACAGTATGAAACACGTACTGATGATATTACAGTAATTGTAGTGCATGTTGATGGTCTAACTCAT ACTGCTGCTGGTGAATCGGCGAGCCCTGCTGCTGTCTTACGTCCTCCTGTTCCCCAGGTTGTAGAGGTTACAGGATCAGAATCTCCATCAACTGTTAACTGGAATTCTAGGAACCATCGGGTAAGGCATGATTTATCAAAGGCACGTCTCAGAGCAATTGAAAGTTCTCTAGAGAACGGGCAAATCTGGGTTCCTCCATCTCCAGCCCACAGGAAGACATGGGAAGAAGAA GCACACATTGAGCGAGCATTGCATGATCATTTTCTCTTCAGAAAACTTACTGATTCTCAGTGTCATGTTTTATTGGATTGCATGCAAAGAGTTGAGGTCCAGCCTGGGGATGTTGTAGTTAAACAG GGTGGTGAAGGTGACTGCTTTTATGTTGTTGGAAGTGGAGAATTTGAGGTCTTTGCAACTCAG GAAGAAAAGAATGGAGAAGTTCCTAGGGTCCTGCAGTGCTACACAGCTGAAAAGCTATCTTCCTTTGGAGAACTGGCATTAAT GTATAACAAACCATTACAGGCCTCTGTCCGTGCTGTGACAAGTGGAACACTCTGGGCCTTGAGAAGAGAAGATTTTCGTGGAATTCTCATGTCTGAATTTTCCAATTTGTCATCTCTGAAGTTGCTTCGATCAGTGGATCTGCTATCAAGGTTGACAATCTTACAACTGAGTCACATTGCAGAATCTCTATCTGAAATTTCATTTTCAGATGGGCAGACAATAGCCAACAGG AATGAGGGCCTTCTTTCATTGTATATTATCCAGAAGGGACAAGTGAGGATTACTTTTGATGCAGAGTTGATAAGTAATCCAAATGTCTGCAGTCTCAAGTCTGACAATCAAAAAGAAGGGGAAAATCTGCAGAGCGGTCAGGAGCTCTCTGTGGAGAAAAAAGAGGGAAGCTATTTTGGTGAATGGGCACTTCTTGGTGAACATATTGATTCCTTAAGTGTAGTTGCTGTGGGTGATGTCGTTTGTGCTGTTTTGACAAAGGAAAAGTTTGATTCAGTTGTTGGCCCTTTTACCAAGCTTTCTCAGGATGATCAAAA GTCAAGGGACTACTCTTCTGATTTTTCCAAGGAAAAAGCTAAAAACATGGATATTTCCACTCTTATCAAAGTTCAGCTCTCTGATTTG GAGTGGAAACATTGTTTGTATTATACTGACTGCTGTGAGGTTGGACTTGTACTTGTAAGAGACTCAG AAAATTTGCTGAGTTTGAAAAGGTTTTCAAAGCAGAAGGTCAAAAGGTTGGGAAAGGAGTCACAGGTCTTAAAAGAGAAGAATCTTATGAAGAGTATCAGCCATTCAGCACATGTGCCACAGATTCTTTGCACCTGTATGGATCGGACATATGCTGGCATATTGCTTAATGCATGCATTGTGTGTCCATTATCCACAATACTTTATGCTCCACTGGATGAATCATCTGTGCGGTTTTGTGTGGCCTCTGTTGTTACAGTCTTGGAAGATTTACACAAG AATGGTATTCTCTACAGAGGCATATCTCATGATGTTTTAATGTTGGACCAAACAGGACATATACAG CTAGTAGACTTTAGATTTGGGAAGAATTTATCTGGTGAGAGGACGTTTACAATTTGTGGAATGGCAGACTATTTAGCTCCAGAGATTGTACAGGGAAAAGGCCATGGGCTTGCAGCTGATTG GTGGGCATTGGGAGTTTTGGTCTATTTCATGCTACGAGGTGAAATGCCATTTGGTTCATGGAGAGAGAGTGAGCTTGACACATTTGCAAAGATAGCAAAGGGACAACTAAACCTTCCACAAACATTCAGTCCTGAAGTTGTTGATCTCATCACTAAG TTACTCGATGTTGACGAACGCACCAGACTAGGAAACCAGGGCTCTGATTCTGTCAAAAGTCACCCTTGGTTTGACGGTGTTGATTGGAAAGGGATCAGAGATTGTAGTTCTCCTGTTCCTCATGAGATCACCTCTCGTATTACTCAACATTTGGACAGCCGCACTGAGGACTCTATTTTGTCTCGAGTTTCTGTGTTTCAAGACATAGAAGAGCCTGAAATTCCTGAATGGCTTGATGACTGGTAG
- the LOC107431937 gene encoding protein phosphatase 2C and cyclic nucleotide-binding/kinase domain-containing protein isoform X2: MGCVYSRVCIGEVCSPRDARIKDAQNVSRNNEIPVFSPASSNGENGENRGQLNQLNSTRDSEVGITRLSRVSSQFLPPDGSRTIKVPSGNYELRYSYLSQRGYYPDALDKANQDSFCIHTPFGTKPDDHFFGVFDGHGEFGAQCSQFVKRKLCENLLRNGRFQLDAVEACHAAFLATNSQLHADTLDDSMSGTTAITVLVRGRTIYVANSGDSRAVIAERRGKDIMAVDLSIDQTPFRADELERVKLCGARVLTLDQIEGLKNPDVQCWGTEEGDDGDPPRLWVPNGMYPGTAFTRSIGDSIAESIGVVATPEIVVLELTPNNPFFVIASDGVFEFLSSQTVVDMVAKFKDPRDACAAIVAESYRLWLQYETRTDDITVIVVHVDGLTHTAAGESASPAAVLRPPVPQVVEVTGSESPSTVNWNSRNHRAHIERALHDHFLFRKLTDSQCHVLLDCMQRVEVQPGDVVVKQGGEGDCFYVVGSGEFEVFATQEEKNGEVPRVLQCYTAEKLSSFGELALMYNKPLQASVRAVTSGTLWALRREDFRGILMSEFSNLSSLKLLRSVDLLSRLTILQLSHIAESLSEISFSDGQTIANRNEGLLSLYIIQKGQVRITFDAELISNPNVCSLKSDNQKEGENLQSGQELSVEKKEGSYFGEWALLGEHIDSLSVVAVGDVVCAVLTKEKFDSVVGPFTKLSQDDQKSRDYSSDFSKEKAKNMDISTLIKVQLSDLEWKHCLYYTDCCEVGLVLVRDSENLLSLKRFSKQKVKRLGKESQVLKEKNLMKSISHSAHVPQILCTCMDRTYAGILLNACIVCPLSTILYAPLDESSVRFCVASVVTVLEDLHKNGILYRGISHDVLMLDQTGHIQLVDFRFGKNLSGERTFTICGMADYLAPEIVQGKGHGLAADWWALGVLVYFMLRGEMPFGSWRESELDTFAKIAKGQLNLPQTFSPEVVDLITKLLDVDERTRLGNQGSDSVKSHPWFDGVDWKGIRDCSSPVPHEITSRITQHLDSRTEDSILSRVSVFQDIEEPEIPEWLDDW; this comes from the exons GGCTTTCTAGGGTTTCATCGCAGTTTCTACCACCAGATGGATCGAGAACCATTAAAGTTCCGTCAGGGAACTATGAATTACGGTACTCGTATTTGTCACAGAGAGGGTACTATCCAGACGCTCTTGATAAGGCTAACCAAGATAGCTTTTGCATCCACACCCCTTTCGGGACCAAACCAGATGAtcatttttttggtgtttttgatGGGCACGGTGAATTTGGAGCTCAGTGCTCGCAGTTTGTGAAGAGGAAATTGTGTGAGAATTTGCTTAGAAATGGTAGGTTCCAGTTGGACGCCGTTGAGGCATGCCATGCCGCTTTCCTGGCAACGAATTCTCAGTTGCATGCAGATACTTTGGATGATAGCATGAGTGGGACTACTGCAATTACTGTATTGGTCCGGGGTCGGACTATATATGTTGCGAATTCAGGTGATTCGAGGGCGGTTATAGCAGAGAGGAGAGGGAAAGATATCATGGCCGTTGACCTTTCAATTGATCAAACTCCATTTCGGGCGGATGAGCTCGAAAGGGTTAAGCTCTGTGGTGCAAGGGTACTTACATTGGATCAGATTGAAGGACTGAAGAATCCGGATGTGCAGTGTTGGGGTACTGAGGAAGGTGATGATGGTGATCCACCCAGGCTGTGGGTACCAAATGGGATGTATCCTGGTACTGCTTTTACAAGAAGTATTGGTGATTCAATTGCTGAGTCAATTGGGGTTGTTGCCACACCTGAAATTGTAGTTTTGGAGCTCACACCAAATAATCCTTTCTTTGTGATTGCCAGTGATGGAGTATTTGAGTTTCTTTCTAGCCAAACCGTCGTTGACATG GTTGCAAAATTCAAGGATCCTCGTGATGCTTGTGCTGCTATTGTAGCTGAATCGTATCGACTTTGGCTACAGTATGAAACACGTACTGATGATATTACAGTAATTGTAGTGCATGTTGATGGTCTAACTCAT ACTGCTGCTGGTGAATCGGCGAGCCCTGCTGCTGTCTTACGTCCTCCTGTTCCCCAGGTTGTAGAGGTTACAGGATCAGAATCTCCATCAACTGTTAACTGGAATTCTAGGAACCATCGG GCACACATTGAGCGAGCATTGCATGATCATTTTCTCTTCAGAAAACTTACTGATTCTCAGTGTCATGTTTTATTGGATTGCATGCAAAGAGTTGAGGTCCAGCCTGGGGATGTTGTAGTTAAACAG GGTGGTGAAGGTGACTGCTTTTATGTTGTTGGAAGTGGAGAATTTGAGGTCTTTGCAACTCAG GAAGAAAAGAATGGAGAAGTTCCTAGGGTCCTGCAGTGCTACACAGCTGAAAAGCTATCTTCCTTTGGAGAACTGGCATTAAT GTATAACAAACCATTACAGGCCTCTGTCCGTGCTGTGACAAGTGGAACACTCTGGGCCTTGAGAAGAGAAGATTTTCGTGGAATTCTCATGTCTGAATTTTCCAATTTGTCATCTCTGAAGTTGCTTCGATCAGTGGATCTGCTATCAAGGTTGACAATCTTACAACTGAGTCACATTGCAGAATCTCTATCTGAAATTTCATTTTCAGATGGGCAGACAATAGCCAACAGG AATGAGGGCCTTCTTTCATTGTATATTATCCAGAAGGGACAAGTGAGGATTACTTTTGATGCAGAGTTGATAAGTAATCCAAATGTCTGCAGTCTCAAGTCTGACAATCAAAAAGAAGGGGAAAATCTGCAGAGCGGTCAGGAGCTCTCTGTGGAGAAAAAAGAGGGAAGCTATTTTGGTGAATGGGCACTTCTTGGTGAACATATTGATTCCTTAAGTGTAGTTGCTGTGGGTGATGTCGTTTGTGCTGTTTTGACAAAGGAAAAGTTTGATTCAGTTGTTGGCCCTTTTACCAAGCTTTCTCAGGATGATCAAAA GTCAAGGGACTACTCTTCTGATTTTTCCAAGGAAAAAGCTAAAAACATGGATATTTCCACTCTTATCAAAGTTCAGCTCTCTGATTTG GAGTGGAAACATTGTTTGTATTATACTGACTGCTGTGAGGTTGGACTTGTACTTGTAAGAGACTCAG AAAATTTGCTGAGTTTGAAAAGGTTTTCAAAGCAGAAGGTCAAAAGGTTGGGAAAGGAGTCACAGGTCTTAAAAGAGAAGAATCTTATGAAGAGTATCAGCCATTCAGCACATGTGCCACAGATTCTTTGCACCTGTATGGATCGGACATATGCTGGCATATTGCTTAATGCATGCATTGTGTGTCCATTATCCACAATACTTTATGCTCCACTGGATGAATCATCTGTGCGGTTTTGTGTGGCCTCTGTTGTTACAGTCTTGGAAGATTTACACAAG AATGGTATTCTCTACAGAGGCATATCTCATGATGTTTTAATGTTGGACCAAACAGGACATATACAG CTAGTAGACTTTAGATTTGGGAAGAATTTATCTGGTGAGAGGACGTTTACAATTTGTGGAATGGCAGACTATTTAGCTCCAGAGATTGTACAGGGAAAAGGCCATGGGCTTGCAGCTGATTG GTGGGCATTGGGAGTTTTGGTCTATTTCATGCTACGAGGTGAAATGCCATTTGGTTCATGGAGAGAGAGTGAGCTTGACACATTTGCAAAGATAGCAAAGGGACAACTAAACCTTCCACAAACATTCAGTCCTGAAGTTGTTGATCTCATCACTAAG TTACTCGATGTTGACGAACGCACCAGACTAGGAAACCAGGGCTCTGATTCTGTCAAAAGTCACCCTTGGTTTGACGGTGTTGATTGGAAAGGGATCAGAGATTGTAGTTCTCCTGTTCCTCATGAGATCACCTCTCGTATTACTCAACATTTGGACAGCCGCACTGAGGACTCTATTTTGTCTCGAGTTTCTGTGTTTCAAGACATAGAAGAGCCTGAAATTCCTGAATGGCTTGATGACTGGTAG
- the LOC107431936 gene encoding ankyrin repeat-containing protein BDA1, which yields MEGKLFEASRKGDTATLLKLIEEDPLVLEDSIKHASKETPLHLASLLGHTDFVKLILNQNPKFAKIVNQKGYSPMHLACANGHVEVVGELLKIDLESGHELCRLRDKNGRTPLHLATIKGRVLVIGELLKDCPESVREVTKQKETILHLTVKNENGFEALKILVEEFNSKELLNWKDEEGNTILHLAAAMKQHKLMKYLLGQSSIDLNAVNSEGLRALDIMLAGPRQFIDQEVVEKLSVAAKLAKNGDKPLPKDNVIDMGTTEVPIKKDSVESLATTNSNDQDLLKEMRKGIMVMAVLIATVSFEVAINPPGGVWQDGGVAVSNITKGMSSQSHSPGNSIMGEVLPNSFTWFLVWDSIAFLASMSIIVALTAPSKLISISIRWGYVRLMMWAVIASVHMVFLYGVHMTIEWNVYKRAVILPFVFFYAVVGLFGLSTGWSLIIEWRDMGYEYWMKKNR from the exons ATGGAGGGGAAACTATTCGAAGCTTCTCGAAAGGGTGACACAGCCACCTTGCTCAAGCTCATTGAAGAAGATCCACTTGTCCTTGAAGATTCCATCAAACATGCCTCCAAGGAGACTCCACTTCACTTGGCATCTTTACTTGGGCACACAGATTTTGTAAAGCTAATACTGaatcaaaatccaaaatttgcCAAAATTGTGAACCAGAAAGGCTACAGTCCTATGCACTTGGCTTGTGCAAATGGACATGTTGAAGTAGTAGGAGAGTTGTTGAAGATCGATCTTGAAAGTGGCCACGAGCTTTGCAGGCTCAGAGACAAAAATGGTAGAACCCCACTGCATTTGGCAACCATCAAAGGGAGAGTCTTAGTCATTGGTGAACTGCTCAAGGATTGCCCAGAGTCGGTGAGGGAGGTTACTAAACAGAAGGAGACCATTCTTCATCTGACAGTGAAGAATGAAAATGGGTTTGAAGCGCTGAAGATTTTGGTTGAAGAGTTCAACAGCAAGGAGTTGTTGAATTGGAAAGATGAAGAAGGAAACACCATTTTACACTTGGCTGCAGCCATGAAGCAGCACAAG CTGATGAAGTATTTGCTAGGCCAAAGCTCAATAGACCTGAATGCAGTGAATTCCGAGGGGCTCAGAGCCTTGGACATTATGCTAGCAGGTCCTAGGCAGTTCATTGATCAAGAAGTTGTGGAAAAGCTCTCTGTTGCGGCAAAGTTAGCAAAAAATGGTGATAAACCATTGCCAAAAGACAATGTCATTGACATGGGCACAACAGAGGTCCCAATCAAAAAAGACTCTGTTGAAAGCTTGGCTACAACAAATTCTAATGACCAAGATTTGCTCAAGGAAATGAGAAAAGGAATAATGGTAATGGCGGTTCTGATTGCAACTGTTTCATTTGAAGTTGCAATAAACCCTCCAGGAGGAGTTTGGCAAGATGGGGGTGTTGCTGTGTCCAATATCACCAAGGGGATGTCTAGCCAGAGTCACAGCCCAGGAAACTCAATTATGGGAGAAGTATTGCCTAATAGCTTCACATGGTTTCTGGTATGGGACTCTATAGCATTCTTAGCATCCATGAGCATTATAGTGGCATTGACAGCCCCATCAAAACTGATTAGCATATCGATTCGTTGGGGTTATGTTCGCTTGATGATGTGGGCAGTGATTGCTTCAGTTCACATGGTTTTCCTTTATGGTGTACATATGACTATAGAGTGGAATGTTTACAAAAGAGCAGTGATTCTAccatttgtctttttttatgcAGTTGTAGGCTTATTTGGTCTTAGTACTGGTTGGTCTTTGATCATTGAGTGGCGGGATATGGGTTATGAGTATTGGATGAAGAAAAACAGATAA
- the LOC107431928 gene encoding E3 ubiquitin-protein ligase ATL42, translated as MIGVLSKFQLSISLPMNQLWFIILLIIFMISHAEAQAVPSNYEANIPSDLKPSIAIVIGILCVMFVLTFVLLVYAKLCHRSESVLENLQNQQGLISRSSRFSGIDKTVIESLPFFRFSSLKGSKEGLECAVCLSKFEDFEVLRLLPKCKHAFHIDCIDHWLEKHSSCPLCRHRVSSEDLTIIAYSNSMRLLWNNQSELREDSNIELFVQREEGHRGSSRFSIGSSFRKMEKGDKEEELLIQEEVDENEEDQKAFHKHNHKIIASDFMFKNRWSSVSSSDLLFLNSEMISHISSNRFPTMDSNNELFLTGRGSENEEIMKIKEEMEMKRSFESKVSTINKNSGSLSIQVLDPPSDLASSSKTSRAVNQGEKRSMSEITALSRYGNFDMSNRIGESHSSRNSVKEESIRRLWLPIARRTVQWFANREKRSHLSQKTTQQLDV; from the coding sequence ATGATTGGAGTTCTGTCAAAATTTCAACTTTCCATTAGTCTTCCGATGAACCAACTATGGTTCATCATTTTGCTTATCATTTTTATGATTTCTCATGCTGAAGCACAAGCTGTACCTTCAAATTATGAAGCAAATATACCATCTGATTTGAAACCGAGTATTGCTATTGTTATAGGAATTCTGTGTGTTATGTTTGTGCTGACATTTGTTCTTCTTGTCTATGCAAAACTCTGCCACAGAAGTGAATCTGTTCTTGAAAATCTGCAGAATCAGCAGGGACTAATTAGCAGAAGCTCTCGGTTTTCTGGAATAGATAAGACAGTGATTGAATCACTTCCTTTCTTTAGATTCTCTTCTCTAAAAGGGTCAAAGGAAGGACTTGAATGTGCGGTCTGCCTATCAAAGTTTGAAGATTTTGAGGTTCTGAGGTTGCTGCCAAAGTGTAAACATGCATTTCACATTGACTGCATCGATCATTGGCTCGAAAAGCACTCAAGCTGTCCTCTTTGCAGGCATCGAGTTAGCTCTGAGGACCTCACAATCATTGCCTATTCGAATAGTATGAGATTGTTGTGGAACAATCAATCAGAGCTCAGAGAAGACTCAAACATAGAGCTCTTTGTTCAGAGAGAGGAAGGTCATCGCGGATCTTCAAGGTTCAGCATAGGAAGCAGCTTTCGAAAGATGGAAAAAGGAGATAAGGAAGAGGAATTGTTGATCCAAGAAGAAGTTGATGAGAACGAGGAGGACCAGAAAGCCTTCCACAAACACAACCACAAGATTATTGCGTCTGATTTCATGTTCAAGAATAGATGGAGCAGTGTGAGTTCCTCTGACCTCTTGTTCTTGAACTCCGAGATGATTAGCCATATATCAAGCAATCGATTCCCCACCATGGATTCGAACAACGAGCTGTTCTTAACAGGAAGAGGGAGTGAAAATGAAGAGATTATGAAGATCAAGGAGGAGATGGAGATGAAAAGATCGTTCGAGAGCAAAGTTAGCACGATCAACAAGAACAGTGGTTCACTTTCAATCCAAGTTCTTGATCCTCCATCTGATTTAGCAAGCTCAAGCAAGACATCAAGGGCTGTGAATCAGGGTGAGAAAAGGTCAATGTCAGAAATCACAGCTCTTTCAAGATACGGGAATTTTGATATGAGTAACAGAATTGGAGAGTCCCACTCATCAAGAAATAGTGTTAAAGAGGAAAGTATCAGACGGCTATGGTTGCCTATTGCTAGAAGAACAGTCCAATGGTTTGCAAACAGAGAGAAAAGATCTCATCTGTCACAGAAGACAACACAGCAGTTAGATGTTTAA
- the LOC107431883 gene encoding E3 ubiquitin-protein ligase ATL42, whose translation MFSKGDKFKIFSLPLNQFCAIFLHLIFVFSDAKAQSLAQDLPSTSETSSTGQPSLAVVLGILCCIMSGLTFILLAYMKFCQRRTSSGRGLPQNQQGIFGRSSRFSGIDKTVIESLPFFRFSALKGSKEGLECAVCLSKFEDVEILRLLPKCKHAFHIDCIDYWLEKHSTCPLCRQRVSSEDLKLIAYSNSMRYLWNDQSEPRDESNMEIFVQREEGHRGSSRFSIGRSSRKIEKELKLLIQEEDDAKSSEDNEIFHKQNHKILVSNFVFKQRWSSVSSSDIMFLNSEMLNHFTSNRFSSMDSNQKQLPTSGEIEDEENMKIFEDMEAKRLYDSQDSSSTTNKTSTSVSIPDSSSSHTSISMIHEGEKRSMSEITALSRNRKLGMKNNSLLNSSLSGNTVREDRMRQLWLSIARRTIQWFGSREKGPKESQNIQRPLDV comes from the coding sequence ATGTTTTCCAAAGGTGATAAGTTTAAGATTTTCAGCCTTCCTCTGAATCAATTCTGTGCCATCTTTTTACATCTAATTTTTGTGTTCTCTGATGCCAAAGCACAATCTTTAGCCCAGGATTTACCATCAACTTCAGAGACTTCTTCTACAGGCCAGCCAAGCCTTGCTGTTGTTCTAGGAATTCTATGCTGTATTATGTCCGGCTTGACATTTATTCTTCTTGCATACATGAAATTCTGCCAAAGAAGAACATCTTCTGGTCGAGGACTTCCACAGAACCAGCAGGGAATATTTGGCAGAAGCTCTCGGTTTTCTGGGATTGATAAGACAGTGATTGAGTCACTTCCGTTCTTCAGATTCTCTGCTTTAAAAGGTTCAAAGGAAGGCCTGGAATGTGCAGTCTGTCTATCAAAGTTTGAAGATGTTGAAATTCTCCGGTTGCTACCGAAATGCAAGCATGCGTTTCATATTGACTGCATTGATTATTGGCTTGAGAAACACTCAACCTGTCCTCTTTGCAGGCAGAGGGTTAGCTCCGAGGACTTAAAACTCATTGCCTACTCAAACAGCATGAGGTACTTGTGGAATGATCAATCAGAGCCTAGAGATGAATCAAACATGGAGATTTTTGTCCAAAGAGAGGAAGGTCATCGCGGATCCTCAAGATTCAGCATAGGAAGAAGCTCTCGAAAGATCGAAAAGGAATTGAAGTTATTAATTCAAGAAGAGGATGATGCTAAAAGCAGTGAGGACAATGAAATCTTCCATAAGCAGAACCATAAGATTCTTGTATCAAACTTTGTTTTCAAGCAGAGATGGAGCAGTGTGAGTTCCTCTGATATCATGTTCTTGAACTCGGAGATGCTTAACCATTTCACAAGCAACAGGTTCTCTTCTATGGATTCAAATCAGAAGCAGCTTCCAACCTCAGGGGAAATCGAAGATGAGGAAAATATGAAGATTTTCGAGGACATGGAGGCGAAGAGGTTATACGACAGCCAGGATAGCAGTAGCACAACCAACAAAACAAGTACTTCCGTTTCGATCCCAGATTCAAGTTCAAGTCATACATCAATTTCCATGATTCATGAAGGTGAAAAGAGGTCCATGTCAGAAATCACTGCTCTTTCAAGGAATAGAAAATTGGGTATGAAGAACAACAGCCTTTTGAATTCTTCTCTGTCTGGAAACACTGTGAGAGAGGATAGAATGAGGCAGCTTTGGCTTTCAATTGCCAGAAGAACAATCCAATGGTTTGGCAGCAGAGAAAAAGGGCCTAAAGAGTCTCAGAACATACAGAGGCCGCTGGATGTATAA